A region of the Hylaeus volcanicus isolate JK05 chromosome 5, UHH_iyHylVolc1.0_haploid, whole genome shotgun sequence genome:
tacattttcaaattgtaaaattggtttataaatatcaaatatcgCATGTACATCGTTCGATACAATATCATTAtcactgtaaaaaatataataataataaccacTTTGTTCAATGTTTTGAATTGTTTGCATATGTTTTCCATTAAGTAAATACGTGATATTAATGCATTGTTCAGAAGGTGCAAATTCCTGTGCCACTAGAATTGAACCACCATAACATCTAAGTAACTCATTTTCAAAGCTAGATATAGAAGAATCGTCATTGgcatttgttatattttgaatagCATTTCCACCATGTTTAATGCCTTGATCGAGTAGGAGTGGTGCTTCAACAAGTTCCAggcttcttttaatttttttgtttaacactttatcgtccatttttagtttttgtttaatgttatCTTCATCggctatttttaaattgaattttctttcttgtacATCCCAGTCCTGTTCTTTTTTCAAagattgcaataaattttttctattttctttcataaattttctatattgcTTTTGTTTGGGGTGCCTCAATTTTCTTGcagtatatacaattttttcttccaatGATCCTTTATTTTGTTGAGcaacataattattttgatcCTCTTTATgaatctctttattttttatatgtgtATCAGCATACATAATGTCTATATCAGTATCTCCTACAGTAACATTTTCCAACAATTTATCTTCtacattatgtaatatatttttgttaacttgAACAATGCTATTGTTAGAAATAGCTTCTTCAAAATTGGTTTTAAACATTACTTTAACTTGACGTTCTGCTTCTGGCAAAAACACATTTTCTACAAT
Encoded here:
- the LOC128877040 gene encoding uncharacterized protein LOC128877040 isoform X3, whose protein sequence is MYMQFLKYKLILLSFIQEHTLQMNRTFNAFQMSQNPERTPYKKHIRLKKSMTLPDDTLEYWGFYLLEGSSVALSVCSRFQGASILLVKGEHNLRTCGMLEHNNNEQIVENVFLPEAERQVKVMFKTNFEEAISNNSIVQVNKNILHNVEDKLLENVTVGDTDIDIMYADTHIKNKEIHKEDQNNYVAQQNKGSLEEKIVYTARKLRHPKQKQYRKFMKENRKNLLQSLKKEQDWDVQERKFNLKIADEDNIKQKLKMDDKVLNKKIKRSLELVEAPLLLDQGIKHGGNAIQNITNANDDSSISSFENELLRCYGGSILVAQEFAPSEQCINITYLLNGKHMQTIQNIEQSGYYYYIFYSDNDIVSNDVHAIFDIYKPILQFENVTKSCTNQTKCSFPVDLLSSHKVIVEVPTMDGIEYRIDDVGLLLSICHPRMEVYIFFPIAVLFCILTCAFM
- the LOC128877040 gene encoding uncharacterized protein LOC128877040 isoform X1 encodes the protein MDESESNIKMRGIKRIFVFCILTTILPVILLVTPLYLRHHFYANVAYTVTESDILEITDKISTIFCSEHTLQMNRTFNAFQMSQNPERTPYKKHIRLKKSMTLPDDTLEYWGFYLLEGSSVALSVCSRFQGASILLVKGEHNLRTCGMLEHNNNEQIVENVFLPEAERQVKVMFKTNFEEAISNNSIVQVNKNILHNVEDKLLENVTVGDTDIDIMYADTHIKNKEIHKEDQNNYVAQQNKGSLEEKIVYTARKLRHPKQKQYRKFMKENRKNLLQSLKKEQDWDVQERKFNLKIADEDNIKQKLKMDDKVLNKKIKRSLELVEAPLLLDQGIKHGGNAIQNITNANDDSSISSFENELLRCYGGSILVAQEFAPSEQCINITYLLNGKHMQTIQNIEQSGYYYYIFYSDNDIVSNDVHAIFDIYKPILQFENVTKSCTNQTKCSFPVDLLSSHKVIVEVPTMDGIEYRIDDVGLLLSICHPRMEVYIFFPIAVLFCILTCAFM
- the LOC128877040 gene encoding uncharacterized protein LOC128877040 isoform X4, which produces MNRTFNAFQMSQNPERTPYKKHIRLKKSMTLPDDTLEYWGFYLLEGSSVALSVCSRFQGASILLVKGEHNLRTCGMLEHNNNEQIVENVFLPEAERQVKVMFKTNFEEAISNNSIVQVNKNILHNVEDKLLENVTVGDTDIDIMYADTHIKNKEIHKEDQNNYVAQQNKGSLEEKIVYTARKLRHPKQKQYRKFMKENRKNLLQSLKKEQDWDVQERKFNLKIADEDNIKQKLKMDDKVLNKKIKRSLELVEAPLLLDQGIKHGGNAIQNITNANDDSSISSFENELLRCYGGSILVAQEFAPSEQCINITYLLNGKHMQTIQNIEQSGYYYYIFYSDNDIVSNDVHAIFDIYKPILQFENVTKSCTNQTKCSFPVDLLSSHKVIVEVPTMDGIEYRIDDVGLLLSICHPRMEVYIFFPIAVLFCILTCAFM
- the LOC128877040 gene encoding uncharacterized protein LOC128877040 isoform X2, which translates into the protein MRGIKRIFVFCILTTILPVILLVTPLYLRHHFYANVAYTVTESDILEITDKISTIFCSEHTLQMNRTFNAFQMSQNPERTPYKKHIRLKKSMTLPDDTLEYWGFYLLEGSSVALSVCSRFQGASILLVKGEHNLRTCGMLEHNNNEQIVENVFLPEAERQVKVMFKTNFEEAISNNSIVQVNKNILHNVEDKLLENVTVGDTDIDIMYADTHIKNKEIHKEDQNNYVAQQNKGSLEEKIVYTARKLRHPKQKQYRKFMKENRKNLLQSLKKEQDWDVQERKFNLKIADEDNIKQKLKMDDKVLNKKIKRSLELVEAPLLLDQGIKHGGNAIQNITNANDDSSISSFENELLRCYGGSILVAQEFAPSEQCINITYLLNGKHMQTIQNIEQSGYYYYIFYSDNDIVSNDVHAIFDIYKPILQFENVTKSCTNQTKCSFPVDLLSSHKVIVEVPTMDGIEYRIDDVGLLLSICHPRMEVYIFFPIAVLFCILTCAFM